The DNA region ACCTTATCCTCCTAATTTTAAAACAAGAAAAATACCGAATGGCTAAATCTCAGCAAACTTATAATAAGACTGAAAAAGAGAAAAAACGTTTAAAGAAACGCGAAGAGAAACAAAAGAAAAAAGTTGCGCGTAAAGCTGCTGCAAAAGAAAATGACGAAGGAATTCCGTTTGCCTATGTAGACTTCAATGGCAACCTAGTGGATACTCCGCCAGATCCATCACAAAAAGTTCAAGTTGATGCCGAGGATATTGTTCTTGGTATTCCTAAAAAAGAAGAGGGAGACGAAGAAGAATTTGACCCGGTACGCAATGGAAAAGTATCTTATTTTGATTTCTCAAAAGGTTTCGGTTTCATCATCGATTCTGAGAATCAGGAAAAATACTTTGTTCACGTAAGCGGTCTTATCGACGAAATTAACGAGAACGATAAAGTATCTTTTGAACTTGAAAAAGGTATGAAAGGTATGAATGCGGTTAGAGTAAAGAAAATATAGCACCTGTTGCTGTTCAACTTCCAATTGCATTGTTCTAATTGGGCATAATAATTTGTCCATTTCCAATATTTATGAAAAAATATATTTTAGTTTTTTCTATAGTTTTTGCTACCCTTTGGTCATGCGCACCAAGAGCAAAAAATCTATTTAACGGAAAAGATTTAAATGGTTGGCATATAGATGTGCCGGCTATGGATAGCACAGATGCAAGAAACCCTTTTATCATAAGAGATGGCATGTTGGTGAGCTTAGGCACTCCAGCAGGCCATATTATTACAGATGCCACATACGAAGACTTTCGTTTAGATGTGGAATACCGTTTTGCCGGTGAACCTGGCAACTGTGGAGTTTTGGTTTTTGCTTCTACGCCACGCTCCCTATACAAAATGTTTCCAAAATCTATTGAGGTGCAAATGATGCACGAAAATGCAGGGGATTTTTGGTGTATTGTAGAGGATATAACCGTTGATGATATGCTGGCGCGTCGTGGACCTCAAGAAGAATGGGGTATTACCGAAGGTAAGAAACGGAGAATATTAAACCTGACCGATGATTCCGAAAAGCCGGTAGGCGAGTGGAACCACATGCAAATTGAGTGTCTAAAAAACGAAATTAAGGTTTGGGTCAATGGCGACTTGGTAAACCACGGTTATGATGCTACGGCACAGACGGGGCAGATCGCTTTGCAAGCAGAAGGCTCGGAAGTTGAGTTTAGAAAGGTTGCGCTCACGCCGATCACTCAACTTACAGAATAAGTCTCAACTTATTTTCTATTCCAAATTCAATTCCTGTGGTAAATCAGGAAAATCGATTACATCCGATGGGTTCATACCTTCTAACGTAACCGACCCTATCCGAACGCGCACCAAACGCAGCGTTGGAAAACCCACTACAGCTGTCATTTTCCGAACTTGTCTAAACTTACCTTCCGTTAACGTAACGGACAACCAAGAATTTGGTCTATGCGTACCAACACGTAGCAAATGGTGTGGTTCAGGAAAATCCGGTTCTTCTGTAAGTAGTCTTGCGTTACAGGGCTTGGTCAAATATTTTTTCCCTTCAATCCCAATTTCAACCCCTTGTTGTAATTCAGCTATAGCTTCAGGGGTAATGATTCCATCCAATTGGGCATAGTATTCCTTTTCAATTCCGGAACGATTGACGGTATCGCTTAGTTTTCCATCCGTGGTCATTAAAAGAAGACCCTCGGACTTTAAATCCAAACGTCCTATGGCCATAACGCTATCATCAAATGGGTGAAGCTCGCTTATAAATCGCTTGGACCTTTTTTCCTTTCTATTATTACTTCCCATTTGACTTATAAATCCAAAGGGTTTGTACATTTTGTAATGTTGGTGGGCCATTTAAAAGATTATGGTGTAAAGGTAGTAAAGACTAACTTGTAAAACCTAGAGAGAAGTGTAGGATAAGATGGGAAAATCAAAGAAGTTCTTATGGGTTAAAAATCAATCAATCTGCATTAATAAAATAGCCTAGGGTAGCATAAGTTTGTAGTAACAAAAAAATGAAGAAATGGAAAATGTATTAGTAGCGGGTGCCAATGGTACCACGGGAAAAAAAATAGTAACACTTCTAAACGAGTCTCAATATTTTACACCTATAGCCATGATTCGGGAAGAATCGCAGAAAGAACAATTTGAAAAAGACAATATCGCCACGGTTATGGGCGATTTGGAAAAAGATATATCCCACACGGTAAAGAACATAGACAAAGTGATTTTTGCTGCTGGTTCCGGTGGAAAAAAGGTAGAGGCTGTAGATCAAGACGGAGCTAAAAAATTGGTAGATGCTGCAAAATCGGCAAATTTAAAGAAGTTTGTAATGCTAAGCTCTATGGGAGCCGAAAACCCAGATAAGGCAAGTGACCTAAAAGAATACTTACAGGCCAAGCATAATGCAGATGTGTATCTAAAAGATAGCAACCTTGTGTATACTATTGTTCGTCCGGGTTCTTTAACGAACGATAAGGGAACAGGGAAAATTAAGGCCGAAGCAAGTTTAGAGCAATCAGGGTCAATTAGCAGGGATGATGTAGCCCAGACGTTGGTACGTTCTTTACATGATGATGCGGCTAAAAACGCCACTTTCGAAATTTTGGAAGGTGAGACCTTAATAGGAAAAGCTATAGATTCGGTTTCATAAAATGTAGATATTTTCGGTCGTACGGAAAGATTGTAATATATTCGGGTTTGCCTTAAAAGGCAAACCCGTTTTTTTGTTCAATTTTTTGAAATTCCCCCATTAAAATATGCTTAGAAGAGACTTTATAAAACAGAGTGGTTTGGCTTCTGCCGCTACATTTTTGCCGGTAACTGGTTTTACCATGAAAAACAAACCCAAATTTAAAATGGGGCTGCAATTATTTACCATTCGTGATGCCATGAAAGCAGACCCGTTGGGTAGCTTAAAAAAAGCAAAGGCTATGGGCTATGAAGACTTGGAAATTTATGGTTTTGACCCAGAGCAAATTGGATATTATGGCTATGAGGCAAAAGAATTTAAGTTGATATTAGATGACCTTAACCTCACCACTACCAGTGGCCATTATGACTTTTCGTCTTATTTTGATAAACCCGATGATGAACTAAAAAGGTATTTAAACTCTTGTATTCAAGGGGCTCACATTTTAAACAAGCCTTATATAACTTGGCCTTGGTTGGCTCCGGAATTTAGAACAATTGAAAATTTTAAAATTCTTTCGGAAAAACTGAATTGGATGTCGGAATATGTAAATGCCGCCGGATTAAAATTTGCGTACCATAACCACGATTTTGAATTTACGGACCACAATGGGCAAACCGGATATGATATTCTATTAAAGGAAACTAACCCACAATTGGTAAAGTTACAGATGGATATGTATTGGGTAATGCATTCCTCAAAAAAGACACCACAGCAACTTATTACGGACAATCCGGGCCGCTTTGTCATGTGGCACATAAAGGATATGGATAAGGAAAGCCGTGATTATACGGAACTGGGTAACGGCTCTATAGATTATAAAAAAATGCTTTCGGGTATAGATACGGATGCATTAGAGTATTATTACATAGAACAAGGCAGTAATTTTGCCAAAAACTCCATGAAGAGTATCGCTGATAGCGCTAAATTTTTCAAAAAGAACTTGCAACAATATCTTTAAACCAATCTCATGAAAAACAACACAATTAAAACATTAGTAATCGCTCTGGCGGTTGTAGGTTTTACCGCTTGTAATGAAAAAAAGCAGAAAGTAGAGGAGAAGGAACCTATGGTAAACTATGATGAGCCAGTTTCTGAACTGCCCGTTGACCGTTTGAACTTGCCCGCTGGTTTTAAAATAGAAGTATATGCAGATGGTATAGATGGTGCGCGTTCTATGGCTATGGGAGACAACGGAACCTTGTTTGTAGGTACAAGAAATGAAAAACGTATTTATGCCGTCCAAGATCGGGATAAAGATTTTAAAGCGGATCATATAATTGAACTGGATTCTACCTTGGAATCTCCCAACGGAGTGGCATTTAGAAATGGGTCG from Zobellia alginiliquefaciens includes:
- a CDS encoding SDR family oxidoreductase, with the translated sequence MENVLVAGANGTTGKKIVTLLNESQYFTPIAMIREESQKEQFEKDNIATVMGDLEKDISHTVKNIDKVIFAAGSGGKKVEAVDQDGAKKLVDAAKSANLKKFVMLSSMGAENPDKASDLKEYLQAKHNADVYLKDSNLVYTIVRPGSLTNDKGTGKIKAEASLEQSGSISRDDVAQTLVRSLHDDAAKNATFEILEGETLIGKAIDSVS
- a CDS encoding pseudouridine synthase, which translates into the protein MYKPFGFISQMGSNNRKEKRSKRFISELHPFDDSVMAIGRLDLKSEGLLLMTTDGKLSDTVNRSGIEKEYYAQLDGIITPEAIAELQQGVEIGIEGKKYLTKPCNARLLTEEPDFPEPHHLLRVGTHRPNSWLSVTLTEGKFRQVRKMTAVVGFPTLRLVRVRIGSVTLEGMNPSDVIDFPDLPQELNLE
- a CDS encoding sugar phosphate isomerase/epimerase family protein produces the protein MLRRDFIKQSGLASAATFLPVTGFTMKNKPKFKMGLQLFTIRDAMKADPLGSLKKAKAMGYEDLEIYGFDPEQIGYYGYEAKEFKLILDDLNLTTTSGHYDFSSYFDKPDDELKRYLNSCIQGAHILNKPYITWPWLAPEFRTIENFKILSEKLNWMSEYVNAAGLKFAYHNHDFEFTDHNGQTGYDILLKETNPQLVKLQMDMYWVMHSSKKTPQQLITDNPGRFVMWHIKDMDKESRDYTELGNGSIDYKKMLSGIDTDALEYYYIEQGSNFAKNSMKSIADSAKFFKKNLQQYL
- a CDS encoding cold-shock protein; this encodes MAKSQQTYNKTEKEKKRLKKREEKQKKKVARKAAAKENDEGIPFAYVDFNGNLVDTPPDPSQKVQVDAEDIVLGIPKKEEGDEEEFDPVRNGKVSYFDFSKGFGFIIDSENQEKYFVHVSGLIDEINENDKVSFELEKGMKGMNAVRVKKI
- a CDS encoding 3-keto-disaccharide hydrolase — protein: MKKYILVFSIVFATLWSCAPRAKNLFNGKDLNGWHIDVPAMDSTDARNPFIIRDGMLVSLGTPAGHIITDATYEDFRLDVEYRFAGEPGNCGVLVFASTPRSLYKMFPKSIEVQMMHENAGDFWCIVEDITVDDMLARRGPQEEWGITEGKKRRILNLTDDSEKPVGEWNHMQIECLKNEIKVWVNGDLVNHGYDATAQTGQIALQAEGSEVEFRKVALTPITQLTE